The genomic stretch gaggaCAGTAGTGCTGATTCTGTGattatattaatgcattatattaatatattcatatataccaTTCTGCTGATGTATTATCATTTCTAAGTAACGGCTCATTCGACTGGATTTATATGGTGCATTTGACAGAGGAACAAAAACCTCAAAAATGGCAACAGATCAAAAACTGTGTTGTtaatcaacaaaaaaatgtgtattaaattCAGATCACAGCACCACCCCTGCTGGACCCTTAAACAAAGCTCCccaccctcaactgctcaactgtgtaaaacaaaataagattattgtaagtcgctctggattgGGGacgtctaccaaatgccataaatgtagtgTCATTCAAAGAACAATGCTTTTATTGTTGATGACATCTCAGATTTCTTTCAAAACTTCAAGAGCAAAAAAATTGAGACTATTTGGATGAAAGACAGTTTATACAGCTTCTATAATGAGCTGACTTGTCGCACAGATGTTTCACAACATGAAATAtatgaaatgtaactataaacagttAAAAATTACACTACATCAATCATGTATAAATTCAGAAATGTAATCATTAGCAAATTGCtgttgaggggaaaaaaaaatcaggataTGGTGTAATTGGGAAACAATCATGTTTTGGTTGCTGAAAGTAACTGTGCCCTGTGTCGGGCCACATTCCACCTtatcactgattattttcctctaaCAAAACACCCCACAGATGTTTAATGGTGTAATACGAACAGTAATGAACTGAGTGATTAAAGCAAAAACGTCAAATTCAACATGGACTGGGAAAGAAAGGACAGTTTGTGTCCCACAGTCCCAAGAATGGACATGTTTAGTCTTCGCAGAAACAGTAATGATAAACAACCAATCAAAACAATTTTACGATGTTTTATAGTCTTTATTCATCAGTTTTATTCTTCAGGATTAGAAACATTTACCTTCAAAGTCACATCAttacctcacacactgtactgttTAACAGATACGTTAATGAAGTGTGTAGAAGGTGAGGACGATGAGCAGACCATGAGGATGAGATTCGTGTAAAGAAACTCTCATTTTCACGGGTTCTTTGGAGGCTCTTCGATTatttagagcaggggtcaccaacgtgggcTCCAGGTAGCCCGCAatgaccacatgagtagccttctctaaaaatagctgtttcctactttgttaaatcattgttgataattattgtgagaaatcattaacatgatcagtgtcttcacatagatgaatattattaattattaataataacatataataaaaggtaaattaaggaaatgtgttttttcagatcaaactgaaaactgtgtgtatcaaactgggagcccttcacattaatcagtacccaagaagtagctcttagtttcaaaaaggttgctGACCCCCTGATCTAGAGGTTCCCCAAAAATGGTAAAAAGTGGAAGagcaaataaagaaatgatAAGGGTTCTAGCTTTGAGCTTTTATCCTGAAGGCagctatacatttatattttccaaGAAAAGTCTGTGTCTCCGCAAAATTTtcgattttttaaaaatgatgctTCCATTAGGAATTATTAGAATTGCACTTCTTTTAGCaaatattcaacatttagtGGAGCATTTCTGCCACAAGGTACTTGGTAAAAGTCACATTcttttgaaattttttatttttttttgtctaatttgCGCAAAACCGTTCAGCATTCCTGCAGAGCTGATAAACACGACTCAAGAGTTTATAAACTCAAGAACTTATAGTCatatgtatacagtaggttACAGTCTGTTACACTCTTCAGGGAAATTTGTACTGTGTGAATCCTCCATCATTTATACATTCTAAAGAAATCAGAAAGAAGGACACAATATTACAAATTTCCAACACTACTATTGTGCAAATGTGTGAAGTGTTTGAAGACCTTCAAGTGCTGCAGAGGTAAATTGGATGTTGCTACTTACAGGTTTGAAACAGTGTAGATATGTTCACTCTTATGTTGTTGATGACATTAGGAACCATTTGTGTATCAAAAACCTTCGCACTAAAGCTTCAAGAAACAATTGTCAAACGGTGGTAATGATATCTTAGATCTTCTTAGATCATTCAAGAATCAGGAGCCTTCAACCTGCTTTGTTTCTTTGGGTACTGAACTGAAACAGAAGATTCCTGAAGGAGCTTTGAGCTCTCTGTACTGCTCCCAGTCACACTCCAAACTAGTGCCCTAAAGGGTTCTTTGGTTTGGTCCTCTGAGGTGACTCTTGAACGTTTCTGGTTCAAAACTTGTTTTCAGAAAGCTAGAACCATTAACTGTCCAAACAGCTTCTGAGAAAGCgtctttaaaaaatgtgaacgCATATTGCACAGATCTTATTCATGTTCACGCTTACTTTGTCCCTCTGAGAAAAGTTTCCCATCTGAggttttcttttccaaataGACCCCTTTTTGAGGATGAAAACCCCCTTTAACTGATTTTTCCTTCTAAGAGGTTGAGAACTGTAACATATTTTGTGGTGTTTTGTGGATGTCGCTTTTCAGCAGAAGTGTATTCTACGTTTATTCAAATTAGATCAGCCACCGAATGGAAAAAATAtctttaagaaaaaagaaagagtgggatttttgacactttttttgcactttttaatcAGATCTTTCTAGCAAGCAGACTTTTATTTCCATGTGTACAAAACATATTTGCCAAACTTTAATTTTAAGGTTTTGGCTATGAGTAACAGCAAATCAGACCCAAACCACAGAACTTTCatagtgaagaacatctgttCATCAAGATATTTCTAGCTTTCAGTTTCTCCAGTGaaacatcaaatcaaatcaaaggtttatttatatataacctTTTATAACAAGCTGTAAACAAAGTGCTTAACAATAAAAgtacttataaaaaataaatagaacattCATAAACAAGTATAAGacaagaaacacaaaacataacatactgtaataattaaaagtcacattgtttatatactgtatatttatttatttatttatttatatatatatatatatatatatatatatatatatatatatatatatatatatatatatatatgtatatacccacacacatacacacacacacacacacacacactacagaaaatgtatttctaGGCTgctgtgctggtgtgtgttaaAGCGGCTCCTTTAAGGACAAACACTCCCTTAataccaccttctctctctctctctctctctctctctctctctctctctctctctctctctgtcccgcTGTCCAGCTCGGAGACACGACACTGAATTAAAGCTGGGCGACTCTCCTCGGACAGCATGGGGATTTTATCCGACTTGTGAACGCGTCTGGAATAAACGCAGCACCATTTTTGGAACATCTTCACCATCAGCGTGGACTCTTTGGTTTCTTGTCGCTTTTCTTGTTGCGTTAAAAAAccgagaggaagaagaaggaaagcAAAAAAGGAAAGATAAGGTGGCACTCTTGgcatttcaaaaaaaaaaaagaacgagcAGGAGTGTGTCGGAGGATTGACAATGCGGCTGGAGTGTGTGAGCAGCGCCTGAGTTTCGGAGGACTGACTCCCTGATGCGGTGTGAGTCCCGGCGGCTCCGTGGTTCCGCACAGCCGCCCTCGGCGCGCCCAAAGCCGGCCTCGGCGTGATCGGGGGACTCGGTGCTGCGCCGccacctccatctccacctccacctccagtaccttcttcttcctccttttcatcctcatcctccttcaCCTCCTCTTCATGGCGCAGCGGGTGCGTAAACCAGTAACGGGAAACAAGTGGTTTTTATACTGTTGGGGTTCAGTGGAAGTCTGAATTTCTGAAGAATATCAATATTCATGGAGGACTTTCCTGGTTATcactttccaaaaataaaaatggtggaattgatgattatttttgttttggttttggtttttatttggcGCCACAATCAACTAAATACCTGTAAAGGTGTTTATAACTAATTTTACTTCTAAATCATTTGGTTATTTTCATGTGGGCAAGAATTCAAAACagacaaaccaaaaaaactaaattctttataggaaaaaaacccaatatGTATTGATCTGGCGCTCATTAGACATTTGACAAATTGTTTATTTCAGTTCCATCTGATGCcacagatgattttttttactcacgTGAATTGACAAGAGATacaaatctatataaatatgtCTAAATAatagcaacaataataataataataataaagtgtgtgtgtgtgtgtgtgtgtgtgtgtgtgtgcatgtgtgagtgtgtgcacgcgcaggcacgtgtgtgtgtgtgtgtgtgtgtgtgtgtgttttctccgaGAAGACTTGAGACGTGGCCCATTTCCGTAGGTACGAATTTGAATCCAGGCTCAAGGACAATATTTGCAAAGTAAATTCTAACAATCGTTTCCAAAAATTTAgccaggaataaaaaaaaaaagcaagattcaGGATATCAAGAATTCATCATTCCTTGCATTCTTTTACCTAGTAGTATTTACACTATTAGTGGACACGCTTAACGATTTAAACACAGCTAATgaaggctacacacacacacacacacacacacacacacacacacgctttcatTTTGGTCATACATTATAATTTTGTTGATGGTTCCAtgcaataattttatttattggttgattttatttaatttagtttattttatttactatatatatatatatatttgaaacacAGGTTTTTCTTATTACTTTCAATTATGTAAACAAACGCAGAAATTCTTAGCAAAAGCCTACAATTTAACCCCAATCATCATTATCCTTATCAGATTGTAGGAAATTTGGGAATATTGGATATTAGGATATGTAGGATATGGATCAGATTTGTGGTTGATCTTAAAACACGCACTAATGAAAACCGACAACACGCTTCGTAATAAATCCTGAAGCtggatatttattttgtataattttttggtCGCGGTTTTGAAAAcagtgtttaaatttttttggggAACAGAAATGATCCATACTGtcatgtgtgttaaaaaaattaaaacaaatgaaataaaaaatatctggGAACAGGAATGTAATGGGTTTTAATGGGTATGTAGATGATTATGAATAATTACTGTGGTTCATATGTTATAGCtattgttttaatgtgttttgaaaCCGTATTTCAGTTTGTGCTGCATTTTGTGAATTGAATGTTTCAGAtataattctgtgtgtgtgtgtgtgtgtgtgtgtgtgtgtgtatatgtgtgtgtgtgttcagtacgAGGATCTGGTGCATTACGGAGGGGACGGACTCGGGATCCCGGGCCCAGCGGTCTACGGTGAGCCTCACGCGGCGGCGCGCGCCGTGCACGCGGTTCACGGGGCTCCCGGTCCCACGGcggccgccgccgccgccgccctGCACGCGCACCACTATCAGCTGTCGGCCGCTCCCGGCGTGGGCTCGGCTGTTAACGACGCGCTAAAACGCGACAAAGACGCCATTTATGGGTACGTGTCCTCCTTTTATGGCTCTAAAGATACTAAAACGCGGCCCTCGCCTATAACGGAGAAACACCGAGGAGCCCGAATCATGAGcaagaaatgagaaatgagagCTATTATtcagatattttattattttactcaataaacaataaacttgcaagagaagatatatatatacacacacacacacacacacacacacacacacacacacacacacgtatatgtaTGTTATGTAATTATAATCGttaagacaattttttttccacgaGTCTGCAAAAAAGTCACATTGACACAAATAGTTCGTACTTTCACTCAAATGTACTATTCCTCATTTTTTATACGTAAATAATTTACTCGTTTTTCCCCCTGACACGTTTATTGGCCCCACTTTAAACACACGTGAACGCGACACGCCGAAATTCGTCTTAACTTGTGTTTACGCCGAAATTATTCTCAtcacatatgaaaaaaaaacaatgatcacGTGTGTGTTTTCCCCCAAATGTAAACAATTCATAAACATGTTTATTGTGTGTTCCCAATATCTCAGAACTGAGAAAATACATTTTCGACTTATTTTtggtgaaacaaacaaacaaacaaacaaacagacaaataataaaacaaacaaaaaaacaacaaataagtATAGAAGAACTAAGGAGGGAAACCTAAAcgaatttataaaataaagcgAGAAAACACTATAAAACATGATGCTTTATATAAACTACATCAACTATGCAGCAGCTGATTTTGTATCGAGGACataatgcaaacaaacaaacaaacaaactggaCTTTTCctaatatggatttttttatttgatttgctcAGTAACTAAAAAcggatttaataaaataaaaataaaaataaaacacacacacacacacacacacacacacacacacacacacacacacactaaacagtTCACGGTCTATAATTTCGAGGTGTAAAACGCCGATAAACACTAAAGATCATTGGCTGTGTTCCAAACCGCACACTGAAGCAACCCATTAAAGCTATTAACGCTATCCAAAAGTGGTAACCATCCTAGGTAACCATGGTAACCAGTGGTTTGTGGGGGTTTATCACGTTGTGCAAGtttgtgatttgggacacagccagAGTTTTTTCCCTTTGACGTTTTTTTATGGGCTTGTTGGGAAATTGTCTGAGACTCGCACTATTAGTCTGTAAATAATGACTTGCTGGTGAACAGGTTTCTGGGGACATAGCCAGTGGAGTCTCCGCGCTAATGAGGACACAATTCATTAAATATCTCTTTATTTAATCGCTTTTTAATTTGACCTTAACAAGCTATTTTCCCTTCAGGTTGATATGTTTTGAATTGTGTTGTTCCAAATAGTGTATATTCAACAGCACGACTCAAACAAGCTCGAAATTATTGCAACCATTTAAGTTaggtgcatttttttgtttgttttatttatttttattttattttttgggggggagttgtttttaatgtatttatattttttatttatattgtatttatttctatatttaatttaaaaaaaagtgaaatagaaAGGTATGTCTAGCTGttcaattgttttcttttttttttttttgtttgtaaaaaaataaaataaaaatgcacatcCTGCGAATATTTCTTCCTCCTGTTTCTCTTGACTTTGTAGTTGTGTTAGTTAACGCACGCACATCtttctgtttattgtttttatttgtttgctcgtttgtttatttgttcatttatatatcatacattttaaactttgcgcaaataagtaaaacattcaattgttttttttgttgacgTCTGACAGTGAGTGTGTtggtattttttatgttttatatttggaCATGGAAGAGGTctagaatgaatgaattaaagaaTTTCAGCttatttttttaggattttataataatgtctgtttttatataacactttcaaaaagttaaaaatttatttagaattcatgacttaattaaaaaaaaaaaaaaaaaacacacacacatgcgtctGTAGTATTTTTGCTCCtcattgtttgttgttttattgttttttttctctctttcttgtctTGAATGCAGACACCCGCTGTTTCCTCTGCTTGCACTGGTTTTTGAGAAATGTGAATTAGCGACGTGTACTCCGAGAGAGAGCGGCCTGGCGGCTGATGTCTGCTCATCCGCGTCCTTCGATGAGGACATTACCGTGTTTTCAAAACAGGTCCCACTTTCCCACCTGCAACACTGCACCCCTTCAATCCCCTCTAATGAGTCATGAATCAGCGCAGTGCCATTTAAACTGGAGCCCGACTGAGCATGCGCAAATATTAATTACGCAATAGTTTAGtacaaatatattaatcatACTTATTAtcatgattattatgattattatttgtgtagttataattattatgatattTCCATTCTAGATAAGGACAGAAAAGCCGTTCTTCGCGCCCAATCCAGACTTGGATAACCTGGTAGGATGAGTATTTGCACACCATTGCAatctctataataataataattgaaaaaaaaaaaataataattatcattaataagagtaatcaagtttttttttgcatttctcagATGGTGCAAGCCATACAAGTGCTCCGATTTCATCTACTAGAATTAGAAAAGGTGAGTTTCCATTGTTGTTATATTccatttgttgcattttttttttttgtcatttttgcgtattttgttttatttcccccCCCCCTCCCCACCAGAGATCCGGTTTACTCTCACGTGTGTGATTTCTTCATCAATTCAtatctacatcacatcacacatgaATTATATGACGTGACGCACTGAAATGAATCTTCACGTGTTTTCCACGctggaaaaaaacccagacaaacATGAAAAGGGGTTCAAAGAATGATcacgtgtttgtttgtttgtttgtttttaacgcAGGTCCACGAGCTTTGCGATAATTTCTGTCATCGGTATATCAGTTGTCTGAAAGGAAAGATGCCCATGGACCTGGTGGTGGATGACAGAGAAGGATCTTCCAAATCCGACAGTGAGGAATTCAGTCGGACCTCCGGCGGTACCGCAGATCAAGTcagtcttttattattattattattattattattattattattattattattattattattattttttttttttacaatctttaCAAATCCGCACACTTACAGTATAATCCGCATTTATATCACCCCGGTTTATATTTCACCTGAACGCGGAATCAATTCGTTTTGCCCAATAAACATTGAATTGTCGGTATATTTAAACGCCTGTTCAAAGGTGTCGATAATCGGCTTGTGCGCATGCGCGCGGACTGTTCATTTTACATATCAGCTACAAAGAAAGTTTGTATTCTGTGCACTTATCGAATCAGCAAGTCTGTCTCAGGTAGTGTAAtgcaaacatttcttttattctatAAATGCATGTCAAGTATTGAACATTTGCTAGAGAGGCCCATATAAGCAAATCCCCCCAAAACAAGACTAAACAAAGCGATATCAGAGGTTACATGAGGTTCTAAACAGATGTGAATGAGGTGTACAAACAGTCTAGGcgaacaaatacacaatgcacagATGTTTTTGAGATTTATGCTGTACAGAGAGTGAAAGAATGGGTCAGAATAAAACAACGCTTTTAAAACTCAATACAAAATGCGttattttgtacaattttatttctttatcgtattttctttttgtttgataCACAATAAGAACTGAACTCCAGCTCTTGTTTCCTTaaaattgatatatatataatagaatcaCTGCAAGTCTGTGTTTTCAAAAACACCAAATCGACAACAGGCAAAAACACCAACATCAATACAGACatgaacaacataaaaaaataaaaataaaaataaaattatatatatatatatatatatatatatatatatatatatatatatatatatatatactcattaGTGTTTATTTGATAGTTCTTTATTGGTTCACTGGATAATGAATGGTTCTGATCCTCTTCAAAAACTGAAGAACGATCCGTTGTAAGGTTCTGCATGAAGAACCCTTTGCTATGAGTCTCAATATTGTGAAGTGGATCGCCagatatttactgtatttgatATATTTCTACAAGCCACAATTGTCATGCTTGAAGATATGTGACCGTGATTTGGTTCTTAGAcatagaaaattattattattagtttggaa from Silurus meridionalis isolate SWU-2019-XX chromosome 24, ASM1480568v1, whole genome shotgun sequence encodes the following:
- the meis1a gene encoding homeobox protein Meis1a isoform X1, coding for MAQRYEDLVHYGGDGLGIPGPAVYGEPHAAARAVHAVHGAPGPTAAAAAAALHAHHYQLSAAPGVGSAVNDALKRDKDAIYGHPLFPLLALVFEKCELATCTPRESGLAADVCSSASFDEDITVFSKQIRTEKPFFAPNPDLDNLMVQAIQVLRFHLLELEKVHELCDNFCHRYISCLKGKMPMDLVVDDREGSSKSDSEEFSRTSGGTADQMCWREDDSVSVHSTEGPAPCGGLSSSLNGDNSSEHGDLLDHGAASPSTGDDDETDKDRRNNKKRGIFPKVATNIMRAWLFQHLTHPYPSEEQKKQLAQDTGLTILQVNNWFINARRRIVQPMIDQSNRAVGHGGPYTPESQPMGGYMLDGQAHMASRAPGSLGMGMDSQWHYM
- the meis1a gene encoding homeobox protein Meis1a isoform X2, which encodes MAQRYEDLVHYGGDGLGIPGPAVYGEPHAAARAVHAVHGAPGPTAAAAAAALHAHHYQLSAAPGVGSAVNDALKRDKDAIYGHPLFPLLALVFEKCELATCTPRESGLAADVCSSASFDEDITVFSKQIRTEKPFFAPNPDLDNLMVQAIQVLRFHLLELEKVHELCDNFCHRYISCLKGKMPMDLVVDDREGSSKSDSEEFSRTSGGTADQMCWREDDSVSVHSTEGPAPCGGLSSSLNGDNSSEHGDLLDHGAASPSTGDDDETDKDRRNNKKRGIFPKVATNIMRAWLFQHLTHPYPSEEQKKQLAQDTGLTILQVNNWFINARRRIVQPMIDQSNRAGHGGPYTPESQPMGGYMLDGQAHMASRAPGSLGMGMDSQWHYM